Proteins from a single region of Apium graveolens cultivar Ventura chromosome 7, ASM990537v1, whole genome shotgun sequence:
- the LOC141672939 gene encoding cytochrome P450 CYP71D313-like, translating to MTALGNGFDIADLFPSYTFLHNVSGLKSKLLKIRSQMHEIFYNIIKEHEEKRARTKDENGRVAGEEDLVDVLLRVRDKGGLQFPITSKNIQGIISDMLTAGTDTAAVVLDWAMSELIRNPKVMEKAQTEVREAFKGKTKIREVDLQELSYLKLVIKETLRLHPPAPLLLPRECREQCDVEGYTIPLRTKLMVNAWAIHRDPAYWPNAESFEPERFMNKSIDYNGTNPNYIPFGGGRRSCPGITFGIATMELPLALLLYHFNWQVPNGLNPEDLDMNEVLGATLKRKTSLLLNATSWTTN from the exons ATGACGGCTCTGGGGAATGGATTTGATATCGCTGACTTGTTTCCTTCTTATACATTTCTTCATAATGTTAGTGGATTGAAATCTAAATTGTTGAAGATTCGGAGTCAGATGCATGAGATCTTCTACAACATCATTAAGGAGCATGAAGAAAAAAGGGCCAGGACAAAAGATGAAAATGGTCGTGTAGCTGGCGAGGAAGATCTAGTTGATGTTCTTTTGAGAGTTCGAGATAAAGGTGGCCTTCAGTTTCCCATCACCTCTAAGAACATTCAAGGCATTATTTCT GACATGCTTACAGCTGGAACTGACACGGCTGCAGTAGTACTTGATTGGGCCATGTCCGAATTAATAAGAAATCCTAAAGTGATGGAGAAGGCACAAACTGAAGTTAGAGAGGCCTTCAAGGGAAAGACAAAAATACGAGAAGTTGATCTTCAAGAGTTAAGTTACTTAAAGCTTGTAATTAAAGAAACTCTAAGGCTACATCCACCGGCTCCTCTGTTACTTCCTAGGGAATGCAGAGAACAATGTGATGTTGAAGGATACACTATTCCTTTGAGAACCAAGCTTATGGTAAACGCATGGGCTATACATCGTGATCCTGCATATTGGCCAAATGCAGAAAGTTTTGAACCAGAAAGATTCATGAACAAATCTATCGATTACAATGGCACGAATCCTAATTATATTCCATTCGGAGGTGGAAGGAGATCATGCCCCGGAATAACATTTGGCATAGCTACAATGGAGTTGCCTCTTGCTTTACTATTGTATCATTTCAATTGGCAAGTGCCAAATGGATTGAATCCAGAAGATTTGGACATGAATGAAGTATTAGGAGCTACTCTGAAAAGAAAAACTAGCTTACTTCTGAATGCAACTTCTTGGACTACAAACTAA